Proteins from a single region of Amblyomma americanum isolate KBUSLIRL-KWMA chromosome 10, ASM5285725v1, whole genome shotgun sequence:
- the LOC144108392 gene encoding protein GVQW3-like translates to MLQEAFMNDCISRSQSGRWHKAFKEGREQDADERRSGRPTTTITDENEDCVHEDLRSDHSLSIQKISDTLHMSTFAVHGIVTKDLQMRKVCTKLMPKVLTEDQKEFPVLCFQEFLDVIQNDPHFLNSVVTGDKSWMVEDDPELKRQSSEGHTKSCPHPRKRE, encoded by the coding sequence ATGCTTCAAGAGGCCTTCATGAACGACTGCATTTCAAGGTCACAGTCCGGGAGGTGGCACAAGGCGTTCAAGGAGGGCCGGGAACAGGACGCCGACGAACGCCGTTCTGGACGCCCAACAACGACCATAACCGACGAGAATGAGGATTGTGTGCACGAAGACTTGCGTTCTGACCATTCATTGAGCATCCAGAAAATTTCTGACACCTTACACATGTCCACATTTGCGGTGCATGGAATAGTGACCAAGGATCTGCAAATGCGCAAGGTCTGCACGAAGCTTATGCCAAAAGTGTTGACGGAAGATCAAAAAGAATTTCCAGTTTTGTGCTTTCAAGAATTCTTGGATGTGATTCAAAATGATCCGCACTTTCTGAACTCTGTCGTAACCGGAGACAAATCCTGGATGGTCGAGGACGACCCAGAATTGAAAAGGCAGAGCAGCGAGGGGCACACAAAATCATGTCCCCACCCAAGAAAGCGCGAATGA